From the Halomonas meridiana genome, one window contains:
- a CDS encoding calcium-binding protein, which yields MAKSSADMLKSTQPGVMSGHLLNGVRVSAQESHRDWDFLANTRDDVVRIDVPADPQERMAFVRRWMAKHQKALKQGGMAATLVLPLMAQQALADQMVAVNDLQGVAEVIRQPNGSLTLIMNSGQRIDIAAADVALENGRVVVDVDSLMELLGNDSGLLVPLSQLPDVQTWERLPDGNVMVTRADGTQMVIERGALVQQGDLFLISPSNALQQGIASGEDFGSLLFVPSASFATDTSSTSSFPSTASSSSSEPVSSFGDIPPWLYIGGGAIAVGAAAAGGGGGGGGGDAGPATISGYVVDGYISGATVTRAVNSNQVTTNDDGFFSGLQGSGILTATGGVDIATGLPFTGVLRAPEDATVITPLTTLMVQLSEQFGLNDADAQTAIKTSLGLDQRIDLTTTDPLAESSPNVDLLVAGVKVASVLAMTATAGISSADALSRLASAFNQASDADRELTNQEMADALSLPSIAGQVKQALDAIDNASDGLNVDAYRDGNNNPLRDAQQDAQDPNSELSETIDSRAEVPYFTLQQAVALAANDELPAQYLINPDQPFAAGTLGLTAAGNQLALVETVLAGDFDVATAPIALADLYTWSVRADAEDVLVSGGLGRPEVVGAQSVTLTNATIRPDQFADLNTLDNFDLGNTVVPYTLEEALATDVMPANYTLNPSTPFSAGDLTVREAAELIDSTRILLDLAQNTDSDNLSRDLLLEWNIVDSLDTILGTPAARPQIAEANSISVTEAFITPAQFVQLNGLANFVLGETEVDYTLAEALDADPLASNYIIDLQAVLNAGTVTVAEAETEFADVIRVLEGANNQPPLTLFEWVIRDDVGAIIADLDQGHVIEANQVSASNRVITSAQFDQLNTLDNFELGTTIVRYTLEDAVNADELAANYEIDTTVPYEAGEISVDEASARLADVESILAGADNTQTPDADELFNWTVVDSASTILEAGNVPHLVRADAVKVNDDIITIAQFEALSAAEFNYVRLGELVEYTLANAISVIDAGDGPLVDSYVIDLDTSFDAVWTVDQGESYFAIIAGAENQTALLASDAVVWQIEDNISNLLNGISNVNADDDAFGDDAIVNAETVRVTGTTITQAQYEELSELLGNTLRLDATDSAARTTVTYANLEAAVGAEAGGVLAPSEFYSITGNTPYENPNGALSVANALTEIETVKSILEGSTNRDAANFEAFYNWSITDSASNILDVIESSTGGIPEVLEGADSILAANGGADGNILAAEYDALVVELGANGFDYNEVEYTLAYVFDETDNTFAAPDDLADRFFFTSDVFDINDALGVGINVAQAEEYYDAVEALVDASTDDLLVTDIYAWSILDSASNLVDAYNGNSNRHPPYVSDATLVEINDTAVITFEQYAILDQIAGFEIQSYTLEEAVGIYLEDNNGLATNYIIDAEQDYQAQNLSIEDALIYRNAVDVLLGDTDSAARNTQLDGTALDGLYSWTIEDSAENILAEQSSEPASGILENVSGIRLTDESIVYADQYLEGLNQLLSPEDLANVRVDFFYGPTTSLDFVEGQGFAENFGLIVGSDSPQTYFGDDNRGVSASEAEAQYLRIANLFNNAAVVPEGGIPALVQWRINDSVNNIDTNIQSVLLADQIHLTDADLTAAQFLKFVSVEDGSVTLLESLQTGGIDTVTFTPEEAYENREAFLELAGEVANFNIVGDQLVFSETFSVDGANTLNATLNSLIAAANTSPTREDAYSWRVLDLVENLVVSNNGELSIVNGDGVLNASEVRVRDSEISISQFEALLALDSFIQGNVVVGYTLGEALERLPAAFGLADNYTLIDEEPFNIGELNAFDAKRVYQLVERLIEGAENRDEVTVDSLMSWVVKDSIAEYRAVGIESDNAFLLEADRVVVAAGDTVTPEDQQDAAEASDASGANFVVEAGSPAPSFSLTYTLNGSETLGDPIIDFSTGADGDQLIVELTNDEFNSLRGDGSGFANYDTAQVLGADEAFVVFSAEEFVNDGASWLANLELGTGNVVYLLAGNGDTVNINDDAQLFRVEESDTSFDTQLIANFENIDLNNFEEVNTNYSIIT from the coding sequence ATGGCGAAGTCATCAGCCGATATGCTTAAGTCAACGCAACCCGGCGTTATGAGTGGCCACCTGCTCAACGGTGTCAGGGTCAGCGCCCAAGAGTCTCACCGTGATTGGGACTTCTTGGCCAACACGCGCGACGACGTAGTGCGTATCGACGTACCGGCTGATCCCCAAGAGCGCATGGCGTTCGTCCGCCGCTGGATGGCGAAACATCAAAAAGCCCTGAAACAGGGCGGTATGGCCGCCACCCTCGTGCTGCCACTGATGGCGCAACAGGCCCTGGCGGATCAAATGGTCGCCGTCAATGATCTGCAAGGCGTGGCAGAAGTGATTCGCCAGCCCAACGGCAGCCTGACCCTCATCATGAACAGCGGCCAGCGCATTGATATTGCAGCCGCCGATGTGGCCTTGGAAAACGGGCGAGTGGTGGTCGATGTCGACTCCCTCATGGAGCTATTGGGCAACGACAGTGGCCTATTGGTACCGCTGAGCCAACTTCCCGACGTGCAAACCTGGGAGCGACTGCCCGACGGCAACGTGATGGTCACCCGTGCCGACGGCACGCAAATGGTCATTGAGCGCGGCGCGCTGGTGCAGCAAGGCGATTTATTCCTGATCAGCCCTAGCAATGCTCTGCAGCAAGGCATCGCCAGTGGCGAGGATTTCGGCAGTTTGTTGTTTGTGCCCAGCGCCTCTTTCGCCACCGATACCTCAAGCACCAGCAGCTTCCCTAGCACCGCAAGCAGTAGTAGCAGCGAGCCGGTCAGCTCGTTTGGTGACATTCCGCCTTGGCTCTATATAGGGGGTGGTGCCATTGCCGTGGGGGCTGCCGCTGCAGGCGGTGGAGGCGGCGGTGGCGGTGGTGATGCTGGCCCGGCCACTATTAGCGGCTATGTGGTCGATGGCTATATCTCTGGCGCGACCGTCACCCGGGCCGTAAATTCGAACCAAGTCACCACCAATGACGATGGCTTCTTTAGCGGTCTGCAGGGCAGCGGTATCTTGACCGCGACTGGCGGCGTCGATATTGCTACGGGTCTACCATTTACCGGCGTACTACGGGCCCCTGAAGACGCGACGGTCATCACACCGCTGACCACGCTGATGGTGCAGCTCTCCGAGCAATTTGGCCTGAACGACGCTGACGCCCAAACGGCCATCAAAACGTCGTTAGGGCTCGACCAGCGGATCGATCTAACGACGACCGATCCGCTGGCAGAGTCCTCGCCGAATGTCGATCTGCTGGTGGCGGGCGTAAAAGTGGCGAGCGTGTTAGCGATGACGGCCACGGCAGGCATCAGCAGCGCGGATGCCTTATCGCGCCTGGCGAGCGCCTTTAACCAAGCCAGCGACGCCGACCGCGAGCTTACCAACCAAGAGATGGCCGATGCGCTGTCGCTTCCGTCCATTGCAGGTCAGGTCAAGCAGGCCCTGGACGCCATCGATAATGCCAGTGATGGCCTCAATGTCGACGCCTACCGTGACGGTAACAACAACCCACTGCGTGATGCGCAGCAGGATGCCCAAGACCCTAACAGCGAACTGTCCGAAACGATCGACTCCCGCGCCGAAGTGCCCTATTTCACGCTACAGCAGGCGGTAGCGCTGGCGGCCAACGATGAACTGCCCGCTCAGTACTTGATCAACCCCGACCAGCCCTTTGCCGCTGGCACGCTGGGGCTCACGGCGGCAGGCAACCAATTAGCGCTGGTCGAAACGGTGCTGGCGGGAGATTTTGATGTCGCCACTGCGCCTATTGCGCTAGCTGACCTCTACACATGGTCGGTGCGTGCGGATGCCGAGGACGTGTTGGTGAGCGGTGGTTTAGGTCGCCCGGAGGTGGTGGGTGCGCAGAGCGTGACGCTGACCAATGCCACCATCCGTCCAGATCAGTTCGCTGACCTTAATACCCTCGACAATTTTGATTTGGGCAACACGGTCGTGCCTTACACGTTGGAAGAAGCGTTAGCGACCGACGTGATGCCCGCCAACTACACGCTGAACCCGAGTACCCCTTTCTCCGCCGGTGATTTGACCGTGCGGGAAGCCGCCGAGCTGATCGACAGCACCCGCATACTACTGGATCTTGCCCAAAACACCGACAGCGATAACCTCTCTCGTGACCTGTTGTTAGAGTGGAACATCGTCGATAGCCTCGACACGATTTTAGGAACGCCCGCCGCGCGCCCGCAAATCGCCGAAGCCAACAGTATCAGCGTGACGGAAGCGTTCATCACGCCTGCTCAATTTGTACAGCTCAATGGCTTGGCGAATTTCGTGCTTGGCGAGACCGAGGTGGATTACACCCTGGCCGAAGCGCTGGATGCCGATCCGCTCGCCAGCAATTACATCATCGACCTTCAGGCAGTGCTGAACGCAGGCACGGTCACCGTGGCCGAGGCAGAAACCGAGTTTGCCGACGTTATCAGGGTATTGGAAGGCGCTAACAACCAGCCGCCGCTCACGCTATTTGAGTGGGTCATTCGCGATGACGTTGGTGCGATTATTGCCGACCTGGATCAAGGGCATGTGATCGAGGCGAATCAAGTGTCGGCGAGCAATCGCGTGATCACGTCGGCTCAGTTTGACCAGCTCAACACGTTGGACAACTTCGAGCTGGGCACGACCATCGTTCGCTACACGCTGGAAGATGCCGTCAATGCCGATGAGCTGGCTGCCAACTACGAAATCGACACCACCGTGCCCTACGAAGCAGGCGAAATTAGTGTTGATGAAGCTTCTGCAAGGCTGGCAGATGTCGAAAGTATTCTTGCTGGTGCAGACAATACCCAAACGCCCGACGCCGATGAGTTGTTCAACTGGACGGTCGTCGATAGCGCTTCCACGATTTTAGAAGCGGGTAACGTACCCCACCTCGTCCGCGCGGATGCAGTGAAAGTCAATGACGACATCATTACGATTGCGCAGTTCGAAGCGCTGAGTGCCGCTGAATTTAACTACGTTCGCCTTGGTGAGCTGGTGGAGTACACGCTGGCTAACGCCATCTCCGTCATCGATGCTGGCGATGGCCCACTCGTCGACAGCTACGTGATTGATCTGGATACATCGTTCGACGCCGTATGGACAGTCGACCAGGGAGAGAGCTACTTCGCGATCATTGCAGGCGCAGAGAACCAGACGGCCTTGCTGGCAAGCGATGCCGTGGTATGGCAGATCGAAGACAACATTAGCAACTTGCTCAACGGTATCAGTAACGTCAACGCCGATGATGATGCGTTTGGCGACGATGCCATTGTGAATGCTGAAACGGTGCGGGTGACAGGTACCACCATCACGCAAGCTCAGTACGAAGAGCTGTCGGAGTTGTTAGGTAATACGCTGCGCTTAGATGCAACTGACAGTGCCGCCAGAACCACTGTCACCTATGCGAACCTGGAAGCAGCCGTGGGTGCCGAGGCCGGTGGTGTGCTTGCCCCCAGTGAGTTTTACTCCATTACAGGCAACACGCCCTACGAAAATCCCAACGGGGCATTGAGTGTTGCCAATGCGCTGACAGAGATTGAGACCGTCAAGAGCATTCTTGAGGGCTCTACCAATCGCGACGCAGCCAATTTTGAAGCCTTTTACAATTGGAGCATCACCGACTCTGCCAGCAATATTCTTGATGTCATTGAGAGCAGTACAGGCGGTATTCCGGAAGTACTTGAAGGCGCAGACAGCATCCTTGCGGCCAATGGCGGTGCAGATGGCAACATTCTAGCCGCTGAGTACGACGCCTTGGTGGTAGAGCTGGGTGCCAATGGCTTTGATTATAACGAGGTCGAATACACGCTGGCCTACGTGTTTGACGAAACTGACAACACCTTTGCCGCTCCAGACGATCTAGCCGACCGCTTCTTCTTTACTAGCGACGTGTTCGATATTAATGATGCCTTGGGCGTGGGGATCAATGTTGCCCAGGCAGAAGAGTATTACGATGCCGTCGAGGCGCTGGTGGATGCAAGCACCGACGATTTGCTCGTCACCGATATCTACGCGTGGAGCATCTTGGATAGTGCGTCCAATCTTGTCGATGCATACAACGGCAACAGCAATCGGCACCCCCCTTACGTCAGCGACGCGACGCTGGTCGAAATAAACGACACGGCGGTTATTACGTTTGAGCAATACGCCATTCTGGATCAAATCGCTGGCTTTGAGATTCAGTCGTATACGCTTGAGGAAGCGGTGGGGATTTATCTAGAAGACAATAATGGGCTGGCGACGAATTATATTATTGATGCTGAGCAGGACTACCAAGCTCAAAATCTCTCGATCGAAGATGCTTTGATCTATAGAAATGCCGTCGATGTTCTGCTGGGTGATACGGACAGTGCTGCCCGTAATACACAGCTAGATGGTACAGCTCTAGATGGGCTTTATAGTTGGACCATTGAAGACAGTGCAGAGAATATTTTAGCAGAGCAATCCAGTGAACCCGCCTCAGGCATATTAGAGAACGTATCAGGTATTCGTTTGACAGATGAGTCCATCGTATATGCTGATCAATATTTAGAGGGTCTTAACCAACTCTTGTCTCCAGAGGATTTGGCAAATGTTCGAGTGGACTTTTTTTATGGTCCAACAACCAGTCTAGACTTTGTTGAAGGCCAGGGGTTTGCAGAAAACTTTGGTCTGATTGTAGGAAGTGATAGTCCTCAGACATATTTTGGTGACGATAATCGTGGTGTATCCGCTTCAGAAGCTGAAGCTCAGTATCTGCGCATCGCTAATCTTTTCAATAACGCAGCCGTAGTGCCGGAAGGCGGTATTCCTGCGCTAGTTCAGTGGCGCATTAATGACTCTGTCAATAATATCGACACGAACATTCAATCAGTCTTGCTGGCAGACCAGATACATTTAACAGATGCAGACTTGACCGCAGCACAATTTCTGAAGTTTGTCAGTGTAGAAGACGGTAGTGTGACTTTGCTGGAGTCGCTTCAAACAGGCGGTATTGACACCGTTACCTTTACACCAGAAGAAGCCTATGAAAATAGAGAGGCTTTCCTAGAGTTAGCGGGTGAAGTCGCGAACTTCAATATCGTCGGTGATCAACTGGTCTTTAGCGAAACTTTTTCAGTCGATGGGGCCAATACCCTTAACGCAACTCTGAATTCGCTGATTGCGGCAGCCAATACCTCTCCAACGAGGGAAGACGCTTATAGCTGGCGAGTGTTGGATTTAGTCGAGAATCTTGTCGTAAGCAACAATGGTGAGTTATCCATTGTAAACGGCGATGGGGTGCTTAACGCTTCTGAAGTGCGTGTACGCGACAGCGAAATTTCCATCTCACAATTTGAAGCGCTGCTTGCGCTTGATAGCTTTATTCAAGGGAACGTGGTGGTTGGCTATACCCTTGGTGAAGCGCTGGAGCGCCTGCCTGCCGCCTTTGGCCTAGCTGATAACTATACCCTCATCGATGAGGAGCCCTTTAATATTGGCGAGTTGAACGCTTTCGATGCCAAGCGTGTTTATCAACTTGTAGAGCGCCTCATTGAAGGAGCTGAAAATCGTGATGAAGTGACAGTCGATAGCTTGATGTCTTGGGTCGTTAAAGACTCAATAGCAGAATATCGGGCAGTGGGTATAGAGTCAGACAATGCTTTCCTGCTTGAGGCTGATCGAGTAGTTGTAGCTGCTGGTGATACGGTGACTCCTGAAGACCAACAGGATGCAGCAGAAGCATCTGACGCATCGGGCGCTAATTTTGTTGTGGAAGCAGGCTCTCCTGCTCCTTCTTTCAGCCTCACTTACACCCTGAATGGTAGCGAAACATTGGGTGACCCCATTATCGACTTCAGCACGGGCGCTGACGGAGATCAGCTCATCGTTGAATTAACGAACGATGAGTTCAACTCGCTCCGTGGTGATGGCTCAGGCTTTGCTAATTACGATACAGCTCAAGTGCTAGGGGCTGATGAAGCTTTCGTTGTCTTCAGTGCCGAAGAATTTGTGAATGATGGGGCAAGCTGGTTAGCTAATCTGGAGCTTGGCACTGGAAACGTTGTTTATCTATTAGCTGGCAATGGCGATACGGTCAACATCAATGATGATGCCCAGCTATTCCGGGTAGAGGAGTCGGATACAAGTTTCGACACTCAGTTGATAGCCAACTTCGAAAATATAGATCTCAATAATTTCGAAGAAGTGAACACCAACTACTCCATCATTACCTAG
- a CDS encoding RidA family protein: MGVTYHESNARMSQVAVHNGTVYLAGQVPADATVGMRGQTEQVLARIDELLAQAGTSKEHLISAQVWVTDMAEFAEMNEVWEAWVVPGRPPVRAALEAKLAKPEWKVEIMVIAALPDA, translated from the coding sequence ATGGGCGTGACCTATCACGAAAGCAATGCACGTATGAGCCAAGTGGCTGTTCATAATGGAACGGTTTACCTTGCGGGCCAAGTACCTGCGGACGCCACGGTGGGCATGCGTGGCCAAACCGAGCAGGTGTTGGCGCGCATTGATGAGCTGCTGGCGCAGGCGGGCACCTCTAAAGAGCACCTGATCTCTGCTCAGGTGTGGGTGACCGATATGGCGGAGTTTGCGGAAATGAACGAAGTGTGGGAAGCCTGGGTGGTGCCGGGTCGTCCGCCGGTACGCGCGGCGCTGGAAGCCAAGCTGGCCAAGCCCGAGTGGAAAGTAGAAATTATGGTGATTGCCGCACTGCCTGACGCTTGA
- a CDS encoding histidinol-phosphate transaminase, translated as MPRYPEHLTGEGPANPFPGIKVLERRLGREIPHRLGSNEGLDMPHRALREHFGDAVAQHVYCYGDAEAFGVRQRLSAQQNIPLEHLLVDAGADSLIALALRTTCTAGDAVVSTAGTYPTFGYFALGQGCRLIEPSYHEAPGVLAPDLEALAAAAHQEDARLVYLANPDNPSGHLHSDSAILKLREALPEACWLLLDEAYGDFRDDAGSEFLGKALPGVIRLRTLSKAHGLAGMRIGYAIAEPDVLAMMMKVRIHYAVSSFTQAAAEVVLDHPEEVQQHIEAVKARREQLALHFIGLGADVLPSATNFVGIRLSSAELAAAVHQELLAEGVLVARLAHPELANVIRITAVEAALEPGRLAALEKAVTEGVC; from the coding sequence ATGCCCCGCTACCCCGAGCATCTCACTGGCGAAGGCCCGGCCAACCCGTTCCCCGGCATTAAAGTATTGGAGCGTCGGCTTGGCCGAGAGATCCCGCACCGTCTGGGCTCTAACGAGGGGTTAGACATGCCCCATCGCGCCTTGCGGGAGCACTTTGGAGATGCGGTGGCGCAGCACGTTTACTGTTATGGCGATGCCGAGGCGTTCGGAGTGCGCCAACGCTTGAGCGCACAGCAGAACATTCCCCTGGAGCACCTGCTGGTGGATGCCGGTGCCGATAGCTTGATCGCTCTGGCGCTGCGCACCACCTGCACGGCGGGCGATGCGGTGGTGAGCACGGCGGGCACCTACCCTACCTTCGGTTACTTTGCGTTAGGCCAGGGCTGCCGCTTGATTGAGCCCAGCTACCATGAAGCCCCCGGCGTACTCGCCCCGGATTTAGAAGCGCTGGCGGCGGCGGCTCATCAAGAAGATGCGCGGTTGGTGTACTTAGCGAACCCCGATAACCCCAGCGGCCACCTGCATAGCGATAGCGCGATTCTCAAGCTGCGCGAGGCGCTGCCGGAGGCGTGCTGGCTGCTGCTGGATGAGGCCTACGGCGATTTTCGTGACGACGCGGGCAGCGAGTTTCTCGGCAAAGCGCTGCCGGGGGTGATTCGCCTGCGTACGCTCTCCAAAGCCCACGGCCTTGCCGGGATGCGTATTGGCTACGCGATTGCCGAGCCTGACGTGCTGGCGATGATGATGAAAGTGCGTATTCACTACGCGGTGTCGTCGTTCACTCAGGCCGCGGCTGAAGTCGTGCTCGATCACCCCGAGGAAGTACAGCAGCACATTGAAGCGGTAAAAGCCCGCCGCGAACAGCTGGCGCTGCACTTTATCGGCTTGGGTGCCGACGTGCTCCCCAGCGCGACGAACTTCGTCGGCATTCGGCTCTCCAGCGCGGAGTTGGCAGCGGCGGTTCACCAGGAGCTGCTGGCCGAGGGCGTATTGGTGGCCCGCCTCGCCCACCCTGAACTGGCCAACGTGATTCGTATTACGGCGGTGGAAGCAGCGCTGGAACCCGGTAGGTTGGCCGCTCTGGAGAAGGCAGTGACCGAGGGAGTGTGCTGA